A part of Bosea sp. (in: a-proteobacteria) genomic DNA contains:
- a CDS encoding ABC transporter permease: MRDFAARYRGATLGIAWAFLTPLLTALIFTFVFSAVFRLRWGAGTDGDPPNTSFTLILLVGILLHAMLAETMNRAASAIVANASYVKKVVFPLGVLPVVIVVGALINTLIGFLIVIAGHLILDGRIAPTAPLVVLILTPYICLTLGIAFLLAAFGVYLRDIGQMTSFLSTALMFLSPIIYPISAVPEPFRPIMWLNPLTIVVEESRNVLLFDRTPDWGTLGLLWVGSIAMLAVGWWVFKRLRVGFADVL, translated from the coding sequence ATGCGCGATTTTGCCGCCCGCTATCGCGGTGCGACATTGGGCATTGCCTGGGCGTTCTTGACCCCGCTCCTGACTGCGCTGATCTTCACCTTCGTGTTCTCCGCCGTGTTCCGGTTGCGTTGGGGTGCGGGCACCGATGGGGATCCGCCGAACACCAGCTTCACGCTCATCCTTCTGGTGGGCATTCTGCTGCATGCGATGTTGGCAGAGACGATGAACCGTGCGGCCAGTGCGATCGTCGCCAACGCCAGCTACGTTAAGAAGGTGGTCTTTCCCCTCGGCGTGCTACCGGTCGTGATCGTGGTCGGCGCGCTGATCAATACGCTGATCGGCTTTCTGATCGTTATCGCCGGCCATCTCATCCTCGATGGCAGGATCGCGCCGACGGCCCCGCTTGTCGTGCTTATCCTCACCCCTTACATTTGCCTGACGCTCGGCATCGCCTTTCTGCTGGCGGCCTTCGGGGTCTATCTGCGCGACATCGGCCAGATGACGAGCTTTCTGTCGACGGCGCTGATGTTTTTGAGTCCGATCATCTATCCGATATCGGCCGTGCCGGAACCGTTCCGGCCGATCATGTGGCTCAATCCGCTGACGATCGTCGTCGAGGAGTCACGCAACGTGCTGTTATTCGACCGAACGCCGGACTGGGGCACGCTTGGCCTGCTCTGGGTCGGTTCTATTGCCATGCTGGCGGTCGGCTGGTGGGTATTCAAGCGCCTGCGCGTCGGGTTTGCCGATGTCCTCTGA
- a CDS encoding glycosyltransferase, protein MIGLDIITPVYNGGTYIAETACSIAAQLKTEDRYLVVDDGSTDDTISRLAAACPRAFILQQPNGGEVAAVNAGIAHLLAAGPGNRAGRITGIVNADDPILPGLLDATRAAFAADPALDAVYPDWVKIDSAGREIVTVRTREYDYNVMLGQHYCIPGPGAFFRLGPAFNEPVRDAKAALISDYDFWLRFGLNGARIRRLPQVLASWRLHPGGLTRRSQGPTLARQKIETIERLLARPDVPTGVRALSAQARSAAYYHAALVGLRAPDVPAFRYALRSYAIKWRWKGSIDHSQRRALRHLIYAAAQPASGSLHALVSPVLPRAYRWQSVVDQTFGANRPQP, encoded by the coding sequence ATGATCGGGCTCGACATCATCACTCCGGTCTACAATGGCGGCACATACATCGCCGAAACCGCCTGCTCGATCGCCGCCCAGTTGAAGACTGAGGACCGGTATCTGGTCGTCGATGACGGCTCGACCGACGATACAATTTCCCGCCTTGCCGCCGCCTGCCCGCGCGCCTTTATCCTGCAGCAGCCCAACGGCGGCGAGGTGGCAGCGGTCAATGCCGGCATAGCCCATCTCCTCGCGGCGGGGCCCGGCAACCGCGCGGGTCGTATCACCGGCATTGTTAACGCGGACGATCCCATTCTGCCTGGGCTGCTCGACGCGACACGGGCGGCCTTTGCAGCAGATCCGGCGCTAGATGCAGTCTACCCAGATTGGGTCAAGATCGATTCGGCGGGGCGCGAGATCGTCACCGTGCGCACACGCGAGTACGATTACAATGTGATGCTCGGCCAGCATTACTGCATCCCCGGCCCGGGGGCATTTTTCCGCCTTGGTCCCGCATTCAATGAGCCGGTGCGCGATGCGAAAGCCGCCCTCATTTCCGATTACGATTTCTGGCTGCGCTTCGGCCTGAACGGGGCCAGAATCCGACGCCTGCCGCAGGTGCTTGCAAGCTGGCGCCTACACCCCGGCGGCCTGACCCGGCGCAGCCAGGGCCCGACCCTTGCACGTCAGAAGATCGAGACTATCGAGCGGCTGCTGGCTCGCCCGGATGTGCCGACAGGGGTGCGGGCGCTGTCGGCCCAGGCGCGGAGCGCGGCCTATTACCACGCTGCCCTGGTGGGGCTGCGCGCCCCCGACGTGCCGGCCTTCCGTTATGCGCTGCGGTCCTACGCGATCAAGTGGCGCTGGAAGGGCAGCATCGACCATAGCCAGCGCCGGGCTCTGCGCCATCTCATCTATGCCGCGGCCCAGCCCGCATCGGGCTCGCTGCATGCGCTTGTCTCCCCCGTGCTGCCACGCGCCTATCGTTGGCAGAGCGTCGTGGACCAAACGTTCGGCGCAAACCGGCCCCAGCCCTGA
- the wecB gene encoding UDP-N-acetylglucosamine 2-epimerase (non-hydrolyzing) produces the protein MRRVMSIVGTRPELIKMCRVIALLDAHTDHVLVHTGQNYDYGLNEVFFKDLGIRRPDHFLEAAGETAVDTIAEVLRRSDRVMAAVRPEAVLIYGDTNSGLAVIAAKRRKIPVFHMEAGNRCFDQRVPEELNRKVIDHLADVNMTLTEHARRYLLAEGLPPELTFNVGSHMDEVLSHFRPQYEASDVLPRLGLTEKRFFVVSSHREENVDSDRNLRDLIDSLNGLAETYDWPVIVSTHPRTRKRLESLGDMFLDRRVQFLPPFGFHDYIKLQLTAACVISDSGTLTEESSLLGFPAVTIRQAHERPEGMDEGTLVMCGLERSAVLDSVRFVMHATVELKARSVGDYVAGPVSRKVVAIVLSYIDYINKTVWRKP, from the coding sequence ATGCGCCGGGTCATGTCGATTGTTGGCACGCGCCCCGAACTGATCAAGATGTGCCGCGTCATCGCGCTGCTTGACGCGCATACCGATCACGTCCTTGTCCATACCGGCCAGAATTACGACTACGGTCTCAACGAGGTGTTCTTCAAGGATCTGGGCATCCGCCGGCCGGACCATTTCCTTGAAGCCGCAGGCGAGACGGCGGTGGACACGATCGCAGAGGTGCTGCGACGTTCCGACCGCGTCATGGCGGCGGTCAGGCCCGAAGCCGTACTGATCTACGGCGATACCAACTCGGGCCTTGCTGTGATCGCTGCCAAGCGGCGAAAGATTCCGGTTTTTCACATGGAGGCCGGCAACCGCTGCTTCGACCAGCGCGTGCCGGAGGAACTGAACCGAAAGGTCATCGACCATCTCGCGGACGTCAACATGACGCTAACCGAACATGCCCGGCGCTATCTGCTGGCGGAGGGCCTGCCGCCGGAGCTTACTTTTAACGTCGGCTCGCACATGGATGAGGTGCTCAGCCATTTCCGACCGCAGTATGAGGCGTCCGACGTGTTGCCGCGCCTCGGGCTGACAGAGAAGCGTTTCTTCGTCGTCTCCAGCCACCGCGAGGAGAATGTCGATAGCGACCGCAACCTGCGCGACCTCATCGATTCCCTCAACGGTCTGGCCGAGACCTATGACTGGCCGGTGATCGTCTCGACGCATCCCCGTACACGCAAGCGCCTGGAGAGTCTCGGCGACATGTTCCTCGACCGGCGCGTCCAGTTCCTGCCGCCATTCGGCTTCCACGATTACATCAAGCTACAGCTGACGGCAGCCTGCGTAATCTCTGACAGCGGCACCCTCACCGAGGAAAGCTCGCTGCTCGGTTTTCCCGCGGTCACCATCCGTCAGGCTCATGAGCGGCCCGAGGGCATGGATGAGGGGACTTTGGTGATGTGCGGGCTAGAACGGTCCGCCGTGCTTGACAGCGTCCGCTTCGTCATGCACGCCACGGTGGAACTTAAGGCACGTTCGGTTGGAGATTATGTTGCTGGGCCGGTCTCGCGCAAGGTCGTGGCCATCGTACTGAGCTATATCGACTACATCAATAAGACTGTCTGGCGAAAGCCATGA
- a CDS encoding ISAs1 family transposase — protein sequence MDQIFVKDRLRLLLDHFGRVGDPRESCKVKYPLAEVLFLVTCASVAGCDDYDEIADWGDAHLPFLREHAEYFFGTPKEDWLRVVLNRIDPALFAACFTAWATQLRPDAADLIALDGKTARRSGEAGRSLPPIHLVSAWASTQRLVLAQEAVDAKDNECAAMLAILERLTLKGALVTIDAIATNPSMAKAITDKEGDYLLALKRNQPTLHDEVAAYFDDPATTGLATSISVDKDHGRIETRTTTVSHEIGWLEGGRRHPGEHRFHRLRSIVRATTQVERQGKTSRETRFFISSALLTPERAATAIRSHWGIESLHWVLDVVFKEDQSRLRRGHGAQNMALVRRLAFNLVRAGKGNRSIKTARKAAGWNTNTLAQIIHASPR from the coding sequence ATGGATCAGATTTTCGTCAAGGACCGGTTGCGCCTTCTGCTGGATCACTTCGGACGCGTCGGGGACCCGCGCGAGAGCTGCAAGGTCAAGTATCCGCTTGCGGAAGTGCTTTTTCTGGTGACCTGCGCGTCTGTCGCGGGTTGCGACGACTATGACGAGATCGCCGATTGGGGCGATGCGCATCTGCCTTTCCTGCGCGAGCATGCCGAGTATTTCTTCGGCACTCCCAAGGAGGATTGGCTGCGGGTGGTGCTGAACCGGATCGATCCGGCGCTGTTTGCGGCCTGCTTCACGGCCTGGGCGACGCAGCTGCGACCGGACGCGGCGGACCTGATCGCGCTGGACGGCAAGACAGCGCGCCGCAGCGGCGAGGCTGGCCGCAGTCTGCCCCCCATCCATCTGGTCAGCGCCTGGGCCTCGACCCAGCGCCTCGTGCTGGCGCAGGAGGCCGTGGACGCCAAGGACAACGAATGCGCCGCCATGCTGGCAATCCTGGAGCGGCTGACGCTCAAGGGCGCGCTCGTCACCATCGACGCCATCGCCACCAACCCGTCCATGGCCAAGGCGATCACGGACAAGGAAGGCGACTATCTTCTGGCCCTCAAGCGCAACCAGCCGACCCTGCACGACGAGGTCGCGGCCTATTTCGACGATCCGGCCACGACAGGGCTCGCCACCAGCATCAGCGTCGACAAGGATCATGGACGCATCGAGACCCGTACCACCACGGTCAGCCATGAGATCGGCTGGCTGGAAGGCGGGCGACGCCATCCCGGCGAGCATCGCTTCCACCGTCTCAGAAGCATCGTGCGAGCCACCACACAAGTCGAACGGCAGGGCAAGACCTCCCGGGAGACGCGGTTCTTCATCTCCTCCGCCCTTCTCACACCCGAACGCGCTGCAACCGCCATTCGCAGCCATTGGGGCATCGAAAGCCTCCACTGGGTGCTCGATGTCGTCTTCAAGGAGGATCAATCACGCCTCAGGCGCGGTCATGGAGCGCAGAACATGGCCCTCGTGCGAAGGCTCGCCTTCAACCTCGTCCGCGCAGGAAAGGGAAACCGCTCCATCAAAACAGCCCGAAAAGCCGCTGGATGGAACACAAACACCCTCGCCCAGATCATCCATGCCTCACCGCGTTAA
- a CDS encoding ABC transporter ATP-binding protein, with the protein MSSDIAIEASDLSKAYKIYRRPSDRLAQAVMPRLRRLAAPLVRLGGGTLAERNHYTNHWALHGLSFQVPRGDSMAIIGRNGSGKSTLLQLICGTLMPTSGTACVNGKVAALLELGSGFNPEFTGRENVFLNASILGMTREETEARLPDILTFADIGDFVEQPVKTYSTGMAMRLAFAVIAHVDAEILIIDEALAVGDAYFQQKCMRWLRQFRERGTVLFCGHDIGAVMSLCDTALWLDKGHMVMQGPAKDVCEAYSASIMAQTQGLVDGSMPAPAPKGRGDGGKGTADKTSENKIAEDKTSEDKTAAARPAAVRLEDVPPPEPGRPVIFDVMADSKAFGSGKAIIRNVALTAADGSPFSWIRGGEEVRVSIEVDVLHDIEAPIVGFHCKDRLGQPILGDNTFLTTLHDPLSVEAGKKLRATFVFQLPALASGRYSITAACASGTLDTHVQHHWLHDALIFDVHSQFKNGVMIAVEMQHIQLQTRS; encoded by the coding sequence ATGTCCTCTGATATCGCTATCGAAGCCTCGGACCTGTCGAAGGCATACAAGATCTATCGCCGCCCCTCTGACCGGCTGGCACAGGCCGTCATGCCGCGCCTGCGCCGTCTGGCCGCGCCGCTGGTGCGGCTGGGCGGGGGCACGCTGGCCGAGCGCAACCACTACACCAACCACTGGGCATTGCATGGGTTGAGCTTCCAGGTGCCGCGCGGCGACAGTATGGCGATCATCGGCCGCAACGGCTCGGGCAAATCGACGCTGCTGCAATTGATCTGCGGCACGCTGATGCCTACCAGCGGCACAGCGTGCGTCAATGGGAAAGTGGCGGCGCTGCTCGAACTCGGCTCGGGCTTCAACCCCGAATTCACCGGCCGCGAGAACGTCTTTCTCAACGCCTCGATTCTGGGTATGACCCGCGAGGAGACCGAGGCGCGCCTGCCGGATATCCTGACCTTCGCCGATATCGGCGACTTCGTTGAACAGCCGGTCAAGACCTACTCGACCGGCATGGCGATGCGTCTCGCCTTTGCGGTGATTGCGCATGTCGATGCCGAGATCCTGATCATCGACGAAGCGCTGGCGGTGGGCGATGCCTATTTCCAACAGAAATGCATGCGCTGGCTGCGCCAGTTCCGTGAGCGCGGCACTGTGCTGTTCTGCGGCCACGATATCGGCGCAGTGATGAGCCTGTGTGATACCGCCCTTTGGCTCGACAAGGGCCATATGGTCATGCAGGGCCCCGCCAAGGATGTGTGCGAAGCTTATTCCGCGTCCATCATGGCGCAGACACAGGGGCTAGTCGATGGCAGCATGCCAGCGCCGGCCCCCAAGGGCAGGGGTGACGGAGGAAAGGGCACTGCGGACAAGACCTCGGAAAACAAAATCGCGGAAGACAAGACTTCCGAAGACAAGACCGCCGCGGCCAGGCCGGCGGCGGTCCGGCTGGAAGATGTGCCCCCGCCCGAGCCCGGCCGCCCCGTCATCTTCGACGTCATGGCCGACAGCAAAGCCTTCGGTAGCGGCAAGGCGATTATCCGCAACGTGGCGCTGACGGCCGCGGACGGATCACCCTTCAGCTGGATCCGGGGCGGTGAGGAGGTCAGGGTTAGCATTGAGGTCGATGTCTTGCATGACATCGAGGCGCCGATCGTGGGCTTTCACTGCAAGGACCGTCTCGGCCAACCTATCCTGGGCGACAACACATTCCTGACGACTCTGCATGACCCGCTTTCGGTTGAAGCTGGGAAAAAGCTGCGTGCCACCTTCGTCTTCCAGCTGCCAGCGCTCGCTTCTGGCCGCTATTCCATCACGGCAGCGTGCGCATCGGGCACGCTGGATACCCATGTCCAGCATCACTGGCTGCACGATGCGCTGATATTCGACGTGCATTCCCAGTTCAAGAACGGCGTAATGATCGCGGTCGAGATGCAGCACATCCAACTGCAGACGCGAAGCTGA
- a CDS encoding glycosyltransferase family 2 protein — protein sequence MSTTPYVSVIIPMFDRIGSIGRAIASVQAQTLNDFEIVVVDDGSSDGSPERVMAIDDPRISLIRRTQNGGASAARNSGIAAARGNLIAFLDSDDEWLPRKLEVQAARLAAAPEDAGVSCTGVEMHLLDHAITRQQPLEDTDDWARRLAMDCDLSPGTTQLTRRGIFDVIGPLDEKLPRFEDWDWLIRYTRRGRIVAVRDPLARVYNRRARLGDVVELSAMLLLVKHADVLAALSPSDRRQALADIWLQAAGTYAFEGKWSRMVGPAMTAFSHRPLHTIGRLAAGGLAVARGRAKFYVGRA from the coding sequence ATGTCCACAACCCCGTATGTGAGCGTCATCATTCCGATGTTCGACCGCATCGGCTCGATTGGCCGCGCCATCGCCAGCGTTCAAGCTCAGACGCTGAACGATTTCGAGATCGTCGTTGTGGATGACGGATCGAGCGACGGCTCGCCCGAACGTGTCATGGCCATCGATGATCCTCGTATCAGCCTGATCCGGCGCACGCAGAACGGCGGAGCTTCGGCTGCCCGGAACAGCGGCATCGCCGCCGCGCGGGGAAACCTGATCGCGTTCCTGGATTCCGATGACGAGTGGCTGCCGCGCAAGCTTGAGGTGCAGGCAGCTCGACTCGCCGCCGCCCCTGAGGATGCGGGTGTGTCCTGCACCGGCGTCGAGATGCACCTGCTCGACCATGCCATTACCCGCCAGCAGCCGCTGGAGGACACCGACGACTGGGCTCGTCGACTCGCCATGGACTGCGATTTGAGCCCCGGCACGACGCAGTTGACGCGGCGCGGCATATTCGATGTCATTGGTCCTCTCGACGAGAAGCTGCCGCGGTTCGAGGATTGGGACTGGTTGATCCGCTACACCCGCAGGGGTCGGATTGTGGCGGTGCGCGATCCACTGGCGCGCGTCTATAATAGACGCGCCCGCCTGGGCGATGTGGTTGAGCTTTCAGCCATGCTGTTGCTTGTAAAACACGCGGATGTGCTTGCCGCGCTTTCCCCCTCCGACCGCCGGCAGGCGCTAGCCGATATCTGGCTTCAGGCGGCGGGAACCTACGCCTTTGAGGGCAAATGGTCCCGCATGGTCGGCCCGGCAATGACGGCGTTCTCGCATCGTCCGCTCCATACGATCGGCCGACTGGCGGCAGGCGGCCTTGCCGTGGCTCGGGGCCGGGCAAAATTTTATGTGGGGCGGGCATGA
- a CDS encoding SDR family oxidoreductase, protein MLGNAAFRLFSASDGFQVTGTVRGSKPAELVETTDARLVTDINATDQDRLVRLMGDVRPDVVINCVGVVKQLSAAKDPLVSIALNALFPHRLAELCAVAGARLVHISTDCVFDGRKGDYTESDPSNAEDLYGKSKFLGEVDYSHAVTLRTSIIGHELNSAHSLIDWFLSQPGPSVKGYRKAIYTGLPTVEIARIIRDVVLPDAALCGVWHVASDKVSKYDLLNMVASTYGKVIEIVPDDVVAIDRSMDGSRFSARTGYVAPPWPELVARMHAAR, encoded by the coding sequence ATGCTCGGAAATGCCGCCTTCAGGCTGTTCAGTGCCTCGGATGGTTTTCAGGTCACCGGCACAGTGCGAGGCAGCAAGCCCGCGGAACTTGTTGAGACGACGGATGCGCGCCTCGTCACTGATATCAACGCCACCGATCAGGACCGGCTGGTCCGCCTCATGGGGGATGTTCGGCCCGATGTGGTGATAAACTGCGTCGGTGTCGTCAAGCAGCTGTCGGCGGCCAAGGATCCGCTGGTCTCTATCGCACTCAACGCGCTGTTTCCGCACAGGCTCGCCGAGCTGTGCGCGGTGGCCGGCGCCCGCCTCGTGCACATTTCAACCGATTGCGTCTTTGACGGGCGCAAGGGCGACTACACCGAAAGCGATCCCTCGAACGCTGAGGATCTCTACGGAAAGAGCAAGTTTCTCGGCGAGGTCGATTATTCGCATGCGGTCACTCTGCGGACCTCAATTATCGGCCACGAGCTCAATTCAGCCCATTCGCTGATCGACTGGTTCCTCAGCCAGCCCGGACCAAGCGTCAAGGGCTACCGCAAGGCCATCTACACCGGGCTGCCGACGGTGGAGATCGCCCGCATCATCCGCGATGTTGTCCTCCCAGACGCTGCGCTGTGCGGTGTCTGGCATGTTGCGTCCGACAAGGTCAGCAAATACGACCTGCTTAACATGGTGGCATCCACCTATGGCAAGGTGATCGAGATCGTGCCGGATGACGTGGTGGCCATTGACCGGTCGATGGATGGGTCGCGGTTCAGTGCCAGGACCGGCTATGTGGCGCCGCCCTGGCCGGAACTGGTTGCCCGCATGCATGCCGCACGCTGA
- a CDS encoding polysaccharide biosynthesis protein, with translation MRMDIRGKTLLITGGTGSFGNVVLRRFLNEGIGEVRVFSRDEKKQEDMRLSLRNDRVNFYIGDVREPQSLKAPMRGVDFIFHAAALKQVPSCEFYPMEAVRTNVIGASNVLEAAVDADAKRVIMLSTDKAVYPINAMGMSKAMMEKITIARARLLDESDTTLCATRYGNVMASRGSVIPLFVSQVKAGQPITITDPGMTRFLMSLEESVDLVMYACQNAQQGDIFIRKAPSSTIGDLAEAVMQIFDKRVPVNIIGTRHGEKRYESLVSREEMARAIDNGGYFRVPQDGRDLNYAKYFVEGESKISRSDDYTSDNTERLDVEGVKKLLMGLDYIKSELGS, from the coding sequence ATGAGAATGGACATTCGGGGAAAGACCCTTTTGATCACTGGAGGCACGGGCTCGTTCGGCAATGTGGTATTGCGGCGCTTTCTAAACGAAGGCATCGGCGAGGTGCGAGTGTTCAGCCGGGACGAGAAGAAGCAGGAGGACATGCGCCTGTCCCTCAGGAACGACCGCGTGAACTTCTACATCGGCGACGTGCGCGAGCCCCAGAGCCTCAAGGCGCCGATGCGGGGAGTGGATTTCATCTTCCACGCCGCGGCCCTCAAGCAGGTGCCGTCCTGCGAGTTCTACCCGATGGAAGCGGTGCGTACCAACGTGATCGGTGCCAGCAACGTGCTGGAGGCGGCAGTCGATGCGGACGCCAAGCGTGTCATTATGCTGTCGACTGACAAGGCCGTCTATCCGATCAACGCCATGGGAATGAGCAAGGCGATGATGGAGAAGATCACCATCGCGCGCGCCCGCCTGCTAGATGAGAGCGACACGACGCTCTGCGCGACGCGCTATGGCAACGTCATGGCCTCGCGCGGTTCGGTGATTCCGCTGTTCGTCTCGCAGGTGAAGGCCGGCCAGCCGATCACCATCACCGACCCGGGCATGACGCGGTTCCTGATGTCGCTGGAAGAATCAGTCGATCTGGTCATGTATGCCTGCCAGAATGCCCAGCAGGGCGACATCTTCATTAGGAAGGCGCCGTCCAGCACGATAGGCGATCTGGCTGAGGCCGTGATGCAGATCTTCGACAAGCGAGTGCCAGTCAACATCATCGGCACGCGCCACGGCGAGAAGCGCTACGAGTCCCTCGTCTCACGTGAAGAGATGGCACGCGCGATCGACAATGGCGGCTATTTTCGCGTGCCGCAGGATGGGCGCGATCTGAACTATGCCAAGTATTTCGTCGAGGGCGAAAGTAAAATCTCAAGATCCGATGATTACACTTCCGACAACACTGAGCGACTCGATGTCGAAGGCGTCAAGAAACTGCTGATGGGCCTCGACTACATCAAAAGCGAGCTAGGCTCCTGA
- a CDS encoding glycosyltransferase gives MSRLTVLHVAPHLGQGGAERLLFELARQRCGETVHHIALMQDEVFFPRAEVKIHDLGLNLGRRWQALRRLPASRQRLRALVDELKPDLIQGWLYYGALLTLMVPRQIPRIWSIHNSTFPDLRANPLLHLVDRLLARTSRRAQAIVYCAHAARILHEQHGYAPEPGLVIENGVDTGLFRANPERRQRTRAGLGLDDLACAVLLSARNDPQKDIANCLAAFALFRQRRPQAVLLLAGRGMEAGHPELESLVAHHGLGDAVRPLGPIRDMAALIDAADAVMLGSRYGEAMPLVLLEALVMQKPVAATDVGDVAQLPCPRAALAPPANSAALADALSFAVMRDPIWEACFTQARGRYGIDAMLQAHARLYRRLVVGVGVQ, from the coding sequence ATGAGCCGGCTCACTGTCCTGCATGTCGCGCCTCACCTGGGGCAGGGCGGTGCGGAACGGCTGCTGTTCGAGCTGGCGCGGCAGCGCTGCGGCGAGACTGTACATCACATCGCCTTGATGCAGGATGAGGTGTTCTTTCCCCGCGCCGAGGTCAAAATCCATGACTTGGGGCTGAATCTTGGTCGTCGCTGGCAGGCGCTGCGGCGTTTGCCGGCGAGCCGCCAACGGTTGCGCGCATTGGTTGACGAACTCAAGCCGGATCTGATCCAGGGCTGGCTGTATTACGGTGCGCTTCTAACGCTGATGGTGCCGCGCCAGATCCCCCGAATCTGGTCTATCCACAACTCCACCTTTCCAGACCTGCGCGCCAATCCGTTGCTTCATTTGGTCGACCGGCTGCTGGCTCGTACCTCCCGGCGGGCGCAAGCTATTGTCTATTGCGCCCATGCCGCCCGAATTTTGCACGAACAGCACGGCTATGCGCCCGAGCCCGGGCTGGTGATAGAAAATGGCGTCGACACCGGATTGTTCCGGGCCAATCCAGAGCGCCGGCAGCGTACCCGCGCGGGGCTCGGGCTAGACGATTTGGCCTGCGCCGTCCTTCTCAGCGCCCGCAATGATCCGCAGAAGGACATCGCCAACTGCCTTGCGGCCTTTGCACTGTTTCGTCAGCGCCGGCCGCAAGCGGTGCTGCTGCTGGCTGGGCGGGGCATGGAGGCGGGCCATCCCGAGCTTGAAAGTCTTGTCGCCCACCATGGACTCGGTGACGCCGTCCGGCCTCTGGGACCAATCCGGGACATGGCGGCGCTGATCGATGCGGCCGATGCGGTGATGCTCGGATCCCGTTACGGCGAGGCCATGCCATTGGTGCTACTCGAAGCTCTGGTGATGCAAAAGCCGGTTGCGGCAACCGACGTCGGCGATGTGGCGCAGCTGCCATGCCCGCGTGCGGCGCTGGCCCCGCCGGCCAATTCTGCCGCGCTGGCCGATGCGCTGTCCTTTGCTGTGATGCGCGATCCCATCTGGGAGGCATGTTTCACGCAGGCGCGGGGACGCTATGGCATCGATGCGATGCTTCAGGCACATGCGCGGCTCTATCGCCGTCTCGTGGTCGGGGTAGGCGTCCAATGA
- a CDS encoding glutathione S-transferase family protein: protein MILFCAPASPFARKVRMLTRHLGLADRVEERIIDTAAPPSAFLCANPLGKIPTLVTPTGPLFDSAVIGAYLDSLAGDPLTLPGEDRFAQMAYESLCDGIIEAIVLQVYEQRWRAEDRREPRWIMHQGAKIERGLKQAAVIVNRASHRLQRGDFALAAALGYLDLRFAGSWRADHPVLVGWHESFAAAVPAFEATRHRDPAPPVI from the coding sequence ATGATCCTGTTCTGTGCGCCAGCCTCTCCCTTTGCCCGCAAGGTGCGCATGCTGACGCGCCATCTCGGGCTCGCCGATCGAGTCGAGGAGCGCATCATCGACACAGCAGCCCCGCCGTCCGCATTTCTTTGCGCCAATCCCCTCGGTAAGATCCCGACGCTGGTGACCCCCACCGGGCCCCTGTTCGATTCTGCGGTGATCGGTGCATATCTCGACAGCCTCGCCGGCGACCCGCTGACCCTACCCGGGGAGGATCGCTTTGCGCAGATGGCCTATGAATCGCTTTGCGACGGCATCATCGAGGCGATCGTCCTGCAGGTTTACGAACAGCGCTGGCGTGCGGAAGATCGGCGCGAGCCGCGCTGGATAATGCATCAGGGTGCAAAAATCGAGCGCGGGCTGAAGCAGGCCGCCGTCATTGTGAACCGTGCCAGCCATCGCCTGCAGCGCGGCGATTTCGCGCTGGCTGCCGCACTTGGTTACCTCGATCTGCGGTTTGCCGGTTCATGGCGGGCGGACCACCCCGTATTGGTGGGCTGGCATGAGTCGTTCGCCGCTGCCGTGCCGGCCTTCGAGGCGACGCGCCACCGCGATCCTGCACCGCCTGTCATCTGA